One genomic segment of Euwallacea fornicatus isolate EFF26 chromosome 18, ASM4011564v1, whole genome shotgun sequence includes these proteins:
- the p130CAS gene encoding enhancer of filamentation 1 produces MPQPPDVPPSAQHCVAKALYDNAPDTPDELAFQKGDTLVVLEQNTANIEGWWLCSLRGRQGICPANRLRLIPGVFDNTTQSRVSSPQFFDQPPEINYLQRQGKRISWQSHPNQVITPKKFNDVYLYDMPSRCSPMPVSPNATYDVPPRAVAVSSEFRSCPRCSPAPSCVSPISRESVEAYDVPRSLLTNPPLTPSSSASSLTPDSHSLSSSNRSSLANMPDYDVPRSLNRVAPPHQTTYDVPVSQQQLKELPLELSSALENLERLETDTLSAISKLLGFVSPNWRSREKLEKSGMEIRLSVTRLRTSLHDLAQFGEGALGNAAKASDKNLVVKLAPLVSALRKSDCLVQGASEVLDRHNWALVQLVNADKNCKPDELEQLVACARALTEDVRQIASFIQGNGTLLFKKDQTPVAPSEWTEEYDYVSLDSKENVSKQHNQILNDLPKGMKKGFENCVKHADDAAFEGELPHDDKQLLKFFAAQIVTHHTNLTHAIDAFLYTVERNQPPKIFLAHGKFVVLSAHKLVHIGDTVHRNISCKEIKERALGCANALSDALATSVNKTKQAALQFPLVSAVQEMVDSVVDISHSAKDLKVCLVQAAHPL; encoded by the exons ATGCCTCAACCCCCCGACGTTCCACCCTCAGCACAG CATTGCGTTGCCAAAGCCCTCTACGACAACGCCCCGGACACTCCAGACGAGTTGGCATTTCAAAAGGGGGACACTTTAGTAGTTCTCGAGCAAAACACGGCTAACATTGAAGGGTGGTGGTTGTGCTCTCTCAGGGGGAGACAA GGGATATGTCCAGCAAACCGCTTGAGGTTGATTCCGGGCGTATTTGATAACACCACTCAGTCGAGAGTATCTTCTCCGCAATTTTTCGATCAACCGCCAGAAatcaactaccttcaaaggcAAGGAAAGAGGATCAGTTGGCAGTCTCATCCGAACCAG GTAATCACCCCCAAGAAGTTCAACGATGTCTACTTGTACGACATGCCATCGAGATGTTCGCCGATGCCCGTTAGTCCCAATGCAACATACGACGTGCCCCCCAGAGCTGTAGCCGTGAGCAGCGAGTTCCGGAGCTGCCCCCGATGCTCCCCAGCCCCATCGTGCGTATCCCCGATAAGTCGAGAATCGGTGGAGGCCTACGATGTTCCCCGCTCACTTCTCACCAACCCCCCGTTGACCCCGTCGAGTTCTGCAAGTTCTCTAACTCCGGATTCACATTCACTAAGTTCCTCAAATCGAAGCAGCTTGGCCAACATGCCCGACTACGACGTTCCTAGGTCCCTCAACAGGGTGGCGCCTCCCCACCAAACTACTTACGATGTTCCTGTTTCTCAGCAGCAGCTCAAAGAGTTGCCGTTGGAGCTCAGTTCGGCTTTGGAGAACTTGGAGAGATTGGAGACTGACACGTTGAGTGCTATATCAAAGCTGTTGGGGTTCGTGAGCCCGAATTGGAGGAGCCGGGAGAAGCTGGAGAAGTCTGGGATGGAGATCAGACTGTCTGTGACGAGATTGCGGACGTCTTTGCACGACTTGGCCCAGTTCGGAGAAGGCGCTTTAGGAAATGCCGCTAAGGCGTCCGATAAGAACTTGGTGGTGAAGCTGGCGCCTTTGGTATCTGCTTTGAGGAAGAGCGACTGTTTGGTGCAAGGAGCTTCAGAGGTTTTGGACAGGCACAATTGGGCATTAGTGCAGCTGGTTAATGCGGACAAGAACTGCAAGCCCGATGAGCTGGAGCAGCTGGTTGCATGTGCACGGGCTCTAACTGAAGACGTCAGACAAATTGCTTCGTTTATTCAAGGTAACGGTACTCTCCTGTTCAAAAAGGACCAAACTCCTGTCGCTCCTAGCGAGTGGACCGAAGAGTACGACTATGTGAGTCTAGACTCAAAAGAAAACGTTTCGAAGCAGCACAACCAAATTCTAAACGACCTCCCTAAAGGGATGAAAAAGGGGTTTGAAAACTGTGTCAAACACGCGGACGACGCAGCTTTCGAGGGCGAATTACCCCATGAcgacaaacaacttttgaaattcttcGCAGCTCAAATCGTAACGCATCACACAAACTTAACGCACGCCATAGACGCATTTTTGTACACTGTAGAGCGCAACCAACCGCCCAAAATCTTCTTGGCCCATGGTAAATTCGTGGTACTGAGTGCCCACAAATTGGTCCACATAGGGGACACGGTCCACCGGAACATATCTTGCAAAGAAATCAAGGAAAGGGCGCTGGGTTGCGCTAATGCGCTCTCGGATGCTTTGGCCACCAGTGTGAATAAGACCAAGCAAGCCGCTCTTCAGTTCCCGTTGGTCAGTGCGGTACAGGAGATGGTCGATTCCGTGGTGGATATTTCACACTCGGCCAAAGATTTAAAGGTTTGTCTTGTACAGGCCGCTCATCCCCTGTAG
- the LOC136344908 gene encoding retinoid-inducible serine carboxypeptidase-like — translation MRLILSLLLVGVLSLSLAKKGFGPTDQEWGYVAVREGAYIFWWLHYTTATTKPTERPLIIWLQGGPGGSSTEYGNFEEIGPVDMDLNPRNYTWVQHANVLFVDNPVGTGFSYVESNQYATTNQQIAVDFVEFLKGFYKDLPQFESVPLYIFCESYGGKMTAEIALNLYQAIDKGEIRSNFKGVGLGDSWISPVDSCLTWSPYLYALGMLDTEQYESLNNKAENVKKLVEEGRWEEATNAWGSLEFSVDQMAGRVNFYNILTKILTGFFKFKALYKPENELQITDGSLMNDQVAPALNLTSTWGAQSDDVFNYLRMDFMKPVTDVVERLLNETDITVAVYNGELDLIVDTLGTINWVNRLKFKDSPLWVGTYKRAFTVEGIIEGFEKKAGNLEFYWVLRAGHMVPSDNPNAMLHILQQVTDNFQV, via the exons CTAAGAAAGGCTTCGGCCCTACTGACCAAGAATGGGGCTACGTCGCAGTCCGAGAAGGGGCCTACATCTTTTGGTGGCTGCACTACACCACTGCTACCACCAAACCTACTGAAAGACCTTTGATCATTTGGCTTCAAGGAGGACCTGGCGGCTCATCTACTGA ATATGGAAACTTTGAGGAGATAGGACCTGTTGATATGGACTTAAATCCAAGGAATTACACATGGGTGCAACATGCCAACGTGCTGTTTGTAGATAATCCCGTAGGCACTGGGTTCAGTTATGTGGAGTCTAATCAATATGCTACCACTAATCAGCAAATTGCTGTTGACTTTGTGGAATTTTTGAAGGGTTTTTACAAGGACTTGCCGCAGTTCGAGTCAGTGCCTTTGTATATTTTCTGCGAATCTTATGGGGGTAAAATGACCGCTGAAATTGCTTTGAATCTTTATCAG GCCATTGATAAAGGAGAAATCAGAAGTAACTTTAAAGGCGTGGGGTTGGGAGACTCATGGATATCCCCTGTTGATTCTTGTCTGACCTGGTCACCGTACCTTTACGCGCTG GGGATGTTAGACACAGAACAATACGAAAGCCTTAATAATAAAGCTGAGAATGTCAAAAAACTAGTTGAAGAAGGCAGATGGGAAGAAGCCACTAACGCCTGGGGAAGCTTAGAATTTTCCGTGGACCAGATGGCTGGAAGAGTAAATTTCTATAATATCTTAACTAAAATTCTGACAGGATTCTTCAAATTCAAGGCATTATATAAACCTGAAAACG AACTGCAAATAACTGACGGGAGCTTAATGAATGATCAAGTAGCTCCAGCTTTGAACTTGACGTCGACATGGGGTGCCCAAAGTGACGATGTTTTTAACTACCTCAGGATGGACTTCATGAAACCCGTGACTGATGTGGTGGAAAGATTGCTCAACGAGACTGACATTACCGTGGCTGTTTACAATGGAGAATTGGATTTGATTGTTGATACTCTTG GCACTATTAACTGGGTGAACAGGTTGAAGTTCAAGGACTCACCGTTATGGGTAGGCACTTACAAAAGAGCTTTTACAGTTGAAGGCATTATCGAAGGCTTTGAGAAGAAGGCGGGAAATTTGGAGTTCTATTGGGTGCTCCGAGCTGGACATATG GTTCCAAGCGACAATCCTAATGCAATGCTGCACATTCTTCAACAGGTTACCGACAATTTTCAAgtgtaa